In a genomic window of Hyphomonas sp.:
- a CDS encoding error-prone DNA polymerase, with the protein MTDYAELSVTTNFSFLRGASHAEELVLTARQLGHAAIGIADHNTLAGVVRAHIAAKEAGLRLLVGARLVPTDGPDLLCYPTDRAAYGRLSRLLSDGKLRAEKGDCLITQEDILAHAEGQVFIVQPPDRLDAAFAETLERFAMQAPGSVYVAATHAYHGRNRERIARLADFCARRGVPIVATNDVLYHSPERRPLQDVLTCIRTHCTIEQAGFRLEANAERHLKSPEEMARLFKGFEPALHRTTEIAGRCRFNLDELAYEYPDEPVPPGKSPQEHLHDLAWKGAHWRYPDGIPGKVCMALEKELSLIEELDYAPYFLTVHDIVAWAREQGILCQGRGSAANSAVCYCIGVTNVDPAMTSLLFERFLSKERKEPPDIDVDFEHERREEVIQYVYNRYGRQKAALTATVISYRPRSAVREVCKALGLTEDISAALAGTVWGSWGSAINPDQIRQAGLDPSNPMIRRAVRLTQQLIGFPRHLSQHVGGFVLTRGPLVETVPIGNAAMDARTFIEWDKDDINALGIMKVDVLALGMLTCIRKAFDLLHLHKGLEYTLATVPQDDAATYDMLCEGDSLGVFQVESRAQMNMLPRLRPRTFYDLVIEVAIVRPGPIQGDMVHPYLRRRKGLESVTYPSPAPEHGPPDELERILSRTLGVPLFQEQAMQIAMDAAQFSADEANGLRRAMATFRKVGTIGNYQDMMVGRMIARGYDPAFAARCFDQVKGFGEYGFPESHAASFAHLVYVSSWLKCHHPDVFCAALLNSQPMGFYAPAQIVRDAREHGVEIRPIDVNLSDWDNTLEPAHGQYCAVRLGFRQVDGLREDEMEALMIARHQGYKQPEDIRRRAGISRRSLELLAAADAFGSMQLNRREALWSVRGEASGSALPLFAAADIAEQGMEQPPQLPVMPPSEQVLQDYQTTRLSLKAHPATFLRQTYSRMNVLSTREACDLPNGSRVQTAGVVLVRQRPGSASGVCFITIEDETGIANLVVWPNVFERFRPIVMGARILLVKGRVQTADNVTHIVANQLIDRTGDLARLSEDADQDPLKQVLDRADEVTRPIPDRKGPPQHSSGRHPRNVRVIPRSRDFH; encoded by the coding sequence ATGACCGACTATGCCGAACTTTCCGTCACGACAAATTTCTCCTTCCTCCGGGGGGCCTCGCATGCGGAAGAACTTGTCCTGACCGCAAGACAGCTCGGCCACGCAGCCATCGGGATTGCAGACCACAACACGCTTGCCGGTGTCGTGCGCGCCCATATCGCGGCAAAGGAAGCGGGCCTGCGTCTTCTGGTCGGGGCGCGCCTTGTGCCGACGGACGGCCCGGACCTGCTCTGCTATCCCACCGACCGGGCAGCCTATGGCCGCCTGTCCCGCCTCCTGTCGGACGGCAAGCTGCGCGCGGAGAAAGGCGACTGCCTCATCACACAGGAGGACATTCTGGCCCATGCCGAAGGGCAGGTTTTCATTGTCCAGCCGCCAGACCGGCTCGACGCGGCCTTTGCCGAAACGCTCGAGCGGTTCGCAATGCAGGCACCCGGCAGCGTCTATGTGGCGGCAACCCATGCCTATCATGGCCGCAACCGTGAGCGGATTGCCCGCCTGGCAGATTTTTGTGCCCGCCGAGGCGTTCCGATCGTTGCCACGAATGATGTGCTCTACCATTCCCCGGAACGCCGCCCGCTTCAGGATGTGCTGACCTGTATCCGCACGCATTGCACAATTGAACAGGCCGGTTTCCGGCTGGAGGCTAATGCCGAGCGGCACCTGAAAAGCCCGGAAGAGATGGCCCGCCTGTTCAAGGGGTTCGAGCCCGCCTTGCATCGCACGACAGAGATTGCCGGGCGCTGCCGTTTCAACCTCGATGAACTGGCCTATGAATATCCCGACGAACCGGTCCCGCCCGGCAAGAGCCCACAGGAACATCTGCATGACCTGGCCTGGAAAGGGGCGCACTGGCGCTATCCAGATGGCATTCCCGGGAAGGTCTGCATGGCCCTCGAAAAGGAACTCTCCCTGATCGAGGAACTGGACTACGCCCCATACTTCCTGACGGTGCATGACATTGTTGCCTGGGCCCGGGAACAGGGAATTCTCTGCCAGGGGCGTGGGTCAGCTGCCAATTCCGCGGTCTGCTATTGTATCGGCGTCACCAATGTCGATCCGGCCATGACCAGCCTTCTCTTCGAACGCTTCCTGTCGAAAGAGCGGAAAGAGCCCCCGGACATTGATGTCGATTTCGAACATGAGCGCCGGGAAGAGGTCATTCAATATGTCTACAATCGCTATGGCCGACAGAAGGCGGCCCTGACCGCCACGGTGATTTCCTATCGGCCGCGGTCTGCGGTGCGCGAGGTCTGCAAGGCGCTCGGCCTGACCGAAGACATATCCGCCGCCCTTGCCGGAACGGTCTGGGGCAGCTGGGGCAGCGCCATCAATCCGGACCAGATCCGCCAGGCCGGGCTGGACCCGTCCAACCCCATGATCCGCCGTGCCGTCCGGCTGACCCAGCAATTGATCGGGTTCCCCCGCCACCTGTCACAGCATGTCGGCGGCTTTGTGCTGACGCGTGGGCCATTGGTCGAGACCGTCCCCATCGGCAATGCCGCCATGGATGCACGTACCTTCATCGAATGGGACAAGGACGACATCAACGCCCTCGGCATCATGAAAGTGGATGTCCTCGCCCTCGGCATGCTGACCTGTATCCGGAAGGCATTTGACCTGCTTCATTTGCACAAGGGGCTGGAATACACGCTCGCCACTGTGCCGCAGGATGATGCGGCGACCTATGACATGCTTTGCGAGGGCGACAGTCTGGGCGTCTTCCAGGTGGAAAGCCGGGCGCAAATGAACATGCTGCCCCGCCTGCGACCGCGCACCTTCTATGATCTTGTCATCGAGGTTGCCATCGTGCGGCCCGGACCGATTCAGGGTGACATGGTGCACCCCTATCTTCGCCGCCGGAAAGGCCTGGAAAGCGTCACCTACCCGTCTCCTGCGCCGGAGCATGGCCCCCCGGACGAGTTGGAGCGCATCCTCAGCCGGACCCTTGGCGTGCCCCTGTTCCAGGAACAGGCCATGCAGATTGCCATGGATGCGGCCCAGTTTTCCGCCGACGAAGCCAATGGCCTGCGCCGGGCCATGGCCACCTTCCGGAAGGTCGGGACGATCGGCAATTATCAGGACATGATGGTCGGGCGCATGATCGCGCGCGGCTATGACCCGGCCTTTGCTGCGCGGTGCTTCGATCAGGTAAAGGGCTTCGGTGAGTATGGTTTCCCGGAAAGCCATGCCGCATCCTTTGCCCATCTGGTCTATGTGTCGAGTTGGCTGAAATGTCACCATCCGGACGTTTTCTGCGCAGCCCTTCTGAACAGCCAGCCCATGGGATTCTATGCTCCGGCCCAGATCGTGCGGGACGCCCGCGAACATGGGGTCGAGATACGGCCAATCGATGTAAACCTGTCGGACTGGGACAATACGCTTGAGCCGGCGCATGGCCAGTATTGCGCCGTCCGGCTCGGCTTCAGGCAGGTGGACGGTTTGCGCGAAGACGAAATGGAAGCCCTGATGATTGCCCGGCATCAGGGCTATAAGCAGCCGGAAGACATTCGCCGCCGGGCCGGCATCAGCCGCCGGTCCCTGGAACTGCTGGCCGCTGCAGATGCCTTCGGGTCCATGCAGCTCAACCGGCGCGAAGCCTTGTGGAGCGTACGCGGCGAAGCGAGCGGCAGCGCGCTGCCCCTGTTTGCAGCGGCCGACATCGCCGAACAGGGCATGGAGCAGCCACCGCAACTGCCTGTGATGCCGCCGTCGGAACAGGTCCTGCAGGACTATCAGACAACCCGCCTCTCCCTGAAGGCACATCCGGCCACCTTCCTGCGTCAGACCTATAGCCGCATGAATGTGCTCTCGACCCGGGAGGCCTGCGACCTGCCGAATGGGTCACGTGTCCAGACGGCAGGAGTTGTTCTGGTGCGCCAGAGGCCGGGTTCGGCCAGCGGTGTCTGCTTCATCACGATCGAGGACGAAACCGGCATTGCCAATCTTGTTGTCTGGCCAAACGTGTTCGAACGATTTCGTCCAATCGTCATGGGGGCGCGCATCCTTCTGGTGAAGGGACGCGTCCAGACCGCCGACAATGTCACCCATATCGTGGCAAACCAGTTGATTGACCGGACCGGCGACCTTGCCCGCCTGTCCGAAGACGCTGATCAGGACCCGTTGAAACAGGTGCTCGACCGCGCCGATGAAGTCACCCGCCCCATTCCCGACCGCAAGGGGCCACCGCAGCACTCAAGCGGGCGCCACCCTCGCAATGTCCGGGTGATCCCGAGAAGCCGGGACTTCCATTGA
- a CDS encoding DNA polymerase Y family protein — MKRFLCVWCPDWPLTRLRRARRAHRTGSARPASGKAPDPCLPFALLESGTKGLCIAAANEPARQLGVTEGLAFADARARAPGLVTEDMDPAADARALAALGNWMIRFAPLVALDGTDGLILETTGCDHLYGGEPAMLETLSGLLERNAIPHRLGLAGTPGAASALSRAAPGTCLPEGGEQTGLSGLPVAALRLSPEAETLLRRFGLTRIGQLYGIDRKALGRRFQSRSAADAVLLRLDQALGLRHEPLAPLRPLPLRSVRLNCPEPIATSDAIRIGLERLTQELCEALSATGIGARHFLLTAFKSDGTRSELETRAARPVREPKHILRLFRERIDTIDPGFGIDLLLLEAHRTDAMETSPMALSGDLASTDMDATALSALADRVMARLGERSVTLIRPCESHVPERAEQHTQFDGDAPVPAVPSPVAGPRPIRLLSAPERVTVMAEVPDSPPLRFIWRRVPRTVTRADGPERIAPEWWTHIAAPQAPPALDGQARTWLTPKMDPRADAAQIVHVRADLETLLDTPSEPVKLLPRARDYYRVEDAAGRRYWLFREGLYGDGRGGPPEWYVHGLFA, encoded by the coding sequence ATGAAACGCTTTCTCTGCGTGTGGTGTCCGGACTGGCCACTGACCCGGCTGAGACGCGCCCGCCGCGCTCACAGGACCGGATCGGCCCGGCCGGCTTCCGGCAAAGCGCCTGACCCCTGCCTACCCTTTGCCTTGCTGGAATCCGGCACGAAGGGCCTGTGCATCGCCGCGGCCAATGAACCGGCCCGCCAGCTTGGCGTGACCGAAGGGCTGGCCTTTGCTGATGCCCGCGCCCGCGCACCCGGCCTTGTCACCGAGGACATGGACCCGGCCGCCGACGCCCGCGCCCTCGCAGCTCTCGGAAACTGGATGATACGATTTGCACCGCTCGTGGCACTCGATGGAACGGACGGCCTCATTCTGGAAACAACGGGATGCGACCATCTCTATGGCGGTGAGCCCGCCATGCTGGAGACCCTGTCCGGCCTGCTGGAGCGCAATGCCATCCCGCACAGGCTGGGCCTTGCCGGCACGCCCGGCGCGGCTTCGGCCCTGTCCCGCGCCGCGCCCGGCACCTGCCTGCCGGAAGGCGGGGAGCAGACAGGCCTGTCCGGCCTGCCCGTGGCAGCCCTGCGCCTGTCCCCCGAAGCCGAGACGCTGCTGCGCCGCTTTGGCCTGACCCGCATCGGACAGCTCTACGGCATCGACCGCAAGGCCCTGGGGCGTCGTTTCCAGTCCCGGTCTGCTGCCGATGCCGTACTGCTGCGCCTCGACCAGGCGCTTGGCCTGCGCCATGAGCCCCTCGCTCCCCTGCGGCCGCTGCCCCTGCGGTCTGTCCGGCTGAACTGCCCCGAACCGATTGCCACCAGCGATGCCATCCGGATCGGTCTTGAGCGCCTGACACAGGAATTGTGCGAGGCCCTCAGCGCAACCGGTATCGGAGCGCGGCATTTCCTGCTGACAGCCTTCAAGTCGGACGGCACGCGATCGGAACTGGAGACAAGGGCGGCCCGGCCCGTGCGCGAGCCGAAACACATTCTTCGCCTGTTTCGCGAACGGATCGACACGATTGATCCCGGTTTCGGCATCGACCTGCTCCTGCTGGAAGCCCACCGCACCGATGCGATGGAGACGAGCCCCATGGCCCTGTCGGGGGACCTCGCCTCGACGGATATGGATGCCACAGCCCTGTCCGCCCTGGCCGACCGGGTCATGGCACGGCTGGGCGAGCGGTCTGTCACCCTCATCCGGCCATGCGAAAGCCATGTGCCAGAGCGCGCCGAACAGCACACACAATTTGATGGAGACGCGCCGGTGCCAGCTGTGCCCAGCCCGGTTGCCGGGCCGCGTCCCATCCGCCTCCTGTCTGCGCCGGAACGGGTCACGGTCATGGCCGAAGTGCCGGATAGCCCGCCGCTGCGTTTCATCTGGCGCCGCGTGCCGCGCACGGTGACCCGCGCCGACGGGCCGGAACGGATCGCCCCGGAATGGTGGACCCATATCGCCGCCCCCCAAGCCCCTCCGGCACTGGACGGCCAGGCCCGCACCTGGCTGACGCCCAAGATGGATCCGCGCGCTGACGCTGCCCAGATCGTCCATGTCCGCGCAGACCTCGAAACCCTGCTGGACACGCCCTCCGAGCCAGTGAAGCTGCTGCCTCGTGCACGGGACTATTACCGAGTCGAGGATGCCGCCGGGCGGCGCTACTGGTTGTTTCGGGAAGGCCTCTATGGCGATGGCCGGGGCGGTCCGCCCGAATGGTATGTACACGGCCTCTTCGCATGA
- a CDS encoding anthranilate synthase component I family protein → MRYVILDTCDPVRAARQFCQDRGMLWLDSADERHPAARWSYLCLQPVATLTVPGSDLSGEDDAFQRRAADIRTWIRGRQRTRIPGGPPFQGGVAGYVAYDAAPLFLDRFRSRHAPRSDLAEFSLYDTVLAFDLSGGKTWVMSLGLACAEAAEADDLADARITAILARLETGPDGNVSPPALHWTRPPVAIDYAASVERTRSWILDGDIYQANIAQNWGAQACDVTDAFANYLDLRQRTPAPFAVFGHFAGRCLASASPERLISADAEGRVIAEPIKGTARRLPDEEEDLRARQALEASEKDRAENIMITDLLRNDLSMVCRPDSVKVTSLCRLETFSNLHHLVSTIEGQLSDDRDGVDLFAAVFPGGSITGAPKLRAMEIIDEMELRPRGAYCGAVGYVGFDGALDFNILIRTIDHLPEESVVMAGGGITLMSDPADELSESELKAERIAPGLEKAERRG, encoded by the coding sequence ATGCGTTACGTCATCCTCGACACCTGTGACCCGGTCCGGGCTGCCCGACAGTTCTGCCAGGATCGGGGTATGCTTTGGCTGGACAGCGCCGATGAGCGCCATCCGGCGGCCCGATGGTCGTATCTCTGCCTGCAGCCGGTCGCGACGCTGACTGTGCCCGGCAGCGACCTGTCCGGAGAAGATGATGCCTTCCAGCGCCGCGCTGCCGACATCCGGACGTGGATAAGGGGCCGCCAGCGTACCCGCATCCCCGGGGGACCGCCCTTTCAGGGCGGGGTGGCGGGGTATGTCGCCTATGATGCCGCGCCGCTGTTTTTGGACCGGTTCCGGTCCCGTCATGCGCCGCGATCCGATCTGGCGGAGTTCAGCCTGTATGACACGGTGCTGGCCTTTGACCTGTCCGGCGGAAAGACCTGGGTGATGTCCCTGGGGCTCGCATGTGCCGAGGCAGCGGAGGCGGATGATCTGGCAGATGCCAGGATCACAGCCATACTGGCCCGGCTTGAAACAGGCCCGGACGGGAATGTATCCCCGCCTGCACTTCACTGGACGCGTCCGCCGGTGGCCATCGACTATGCCGCGTCCGTGGAGCGGACCCGGTCCTGGATTCTGGACGGGGACATCTATCAGGCGAATATCGCCCAGAATTGGGGGGCGCAGGCCTGTGACGTCACCGACGCGTTCGCAAACTATCTCGACCTGCGCCAACGCACGCCCGCCCCCTTTGCCGTCTTCGGTCACTTTGCGGGCCGCTGCCTGGCGAGTGCCTCACCCGAACGGTTGATCTCGGCGGATGCAGAAGGCCGGGTCATCGCCGAGCCGATCAAGGGCACGGCGCGGCGGCTCCCCGATGAAGAGGAGGACTTGCGCGCCCGGCAGGCGCTGGAGGCGTCCGAAAAGGACCGTGCGGAGAACATCATGATCACGGATTTGCTGCGCAATGACTTGTCGATGGTGTGCCGTCCGGATTCGGTAAAGGTAACCTCCCTGTGCCGGCTGGAGACATTCTCCAATCTGCATCACCTTGTCTCGACCATTGAGGGGCAGCTGTCGGATGACCGGGACGGGGTGGACCTGTTCGCAGCGGTCTTTCCTGGCGGCTCCATCACGGGGGCGCCAAAACTGCGGGCGATGGAAATCATCGATGAGATGGAATTGCGTCCGCGCGGCGCCTATTGCGGTGCGGTCGGCTATGTTGGTTTCGACGGCGCCCTGGACTTCAATATCCTTATACGGACGATAGACCATTTGCCGGAAGAAAGTGTTGTCATGGCGGGCGGCGGCATTACGCTGATGTCCGACCCGGCAGACGAACTTTCCGAATCCGAACTGAAGGCGGAGCGCATTGCACCCGGCCTCGAAAAGGCGGAGCGGCGCGGATGA
- a CDS encoding aminodeoxychorismate/anthranilate synthase component II encodes MILVLNNRDSFVFNLARYLTCAGADVSVVDSDRISLREIADMAPEALVLSPGPCTPNEAGICLEAVRQFTGRLPILGVCLGHQVMAQAFGGHIVRSAFPRHGRTTRLSVSSGAVFDGLPAQFDVGLYNSLIATFDDLPDMLQVDAVSGEGEIMALSHRMHPLFGVQFHPESILTEYGQELIGNFVRIARDWRAI; translated from the coding sequence ATGATCCTTGTGCTCAACAACCGGGACAGCTTTGTCTTCAATCTTGCCCGGTATCTGACCTGCGCCGGCGCGGACGTCTCTGTCGTGGACAGTGACCGGATCAGCCTTCGGGAAATTGCCGACATGGCACCTGAAGCCCTGGTCCTGTCGCCCGGGCCCTGCACGCCCAACGAGGCCGGTATCTGTCTCGAGGCCGTGCGGCAATTCACCGGAAGGCTGCCGATTCTCGGGGTCTGTCTCGGCCATCAGGTCATGGCGCAGGCCTTCGGCGGGCACATCGTGCGCTCGGCCTTTCCGAGGCATGGGCGCACGACGCGCTTGTCGGTATCCAGCGGGGCAGTCTTCGACGGCCTTCCGGCCCAGTTCGATGTGGGACTGTACAATTCGCTCATCGCAACCTTTGATGACCTGCCGGACATGCTGCAGGTCGATGCCGTGTCCGGAGAAGGAGAAATCATGGCGCTGTCGCACCGCATGCACCCTCTATTTGGCGTTCAGTTCCACCCGGAATCGATCCTGACCGAATACGGGCAGGAATTGATTGGTAATTTCGTCCGGATTGCGAGGGACTGGAGGGCCATATGA
- a CDS encoding aminotransferase class IV, whose amino-acid sequence MILSQASAAPEHSAAFDLRDRGLLLADGIFDTSLVIDGGVVLEAAHLNRLMDAAQALQIPVERTALARVMREAVTGVRSGALRITVTRGAGARGLTGQGDVAPTLLAAVTPYDASTPPEPARVMESEILRNPTSVTARYKTLSYTDNVVALRDAEAAGFDDVFFFTPDGHLSCASVANVFVQTGTDIITPPVSDGALPGVMRNWLLSHGQLGGWALSERRVTRADLRSAERVFLTNSLRLFQPVAAFGATSFGPDLPAGLDGLRRQLLSR is encoded by the coding sequence ATGATTCTGTCTCAAGCCTCTGCGGCGCCGGAGCATTCAGCTGCATTCGATCTCAGGGACCGTGGTCTTCTTCTGGCGGACGGGATTTTCGACACCTCTCTGGTGATCGACGGCGGCGTGGTGCTCGAAGCGGCGCACCTCAACCGGCTGATGGATGCGGCGCAGGCTCTGCAAATCCCCGTCGAGCGGACCGCGCTTGCGCGGGTGATGCGTGAGGCCGTCACAGGTGTCCGGTCCGGCGCGCTGAGAATTACCGTGACGCGCGGTGCGGGCGCTCGCGGTCTGACCGGGCAGGGCGATGTGGCGCCGACGCTACTGGCTGCCGTCACGCCTTATGATGCCAGCACGCCGCCAGAGCCGGCGCGTGTCATGGAAAGCGAGATCCTGCGCAATCCCACTTCGGTGACGGCACGTTACAAGACCCTGTCCTATACGGACAATGTGGTTGCGCTTCGGGACGCTGAGGCCGCAGGGTTTGATGACGTGTTCTTCTTCACGCCGGACGGCCACCTGTCCTGTGCATCCGTTGCGAATGTGTTCGTGCAGACCGGCACGGACATCATCACTCCGCCGGTGAGCGACGGCGCCTTGCCGGGCGTGATGCGGAACTGGTTGCTGTCCCATGGCCAGCTCGGCGGGTGGGCCCTGTCGGAGCGCCGCGTCACTCGGGCGGACCTGCGATCAGCCGAGCGCGTATTCCTGACCAACAGTTTGCGCCTGTTCCAGCCCGTTGCCGCGTTTGGAGCAACCAGCTTCGGGCCAGACCTGCCGGCCGGGCTGGACGGATTGAGACGCCAGTTGCTGTCGCGCTAG
- the ald gene encoding alanine dehydrogenase has translation MQIGVPKEIKNNEFRVGLTPESVSEFVNRGHKVLVETQAGMGIGATDDAYRAVGADIADSAADVFATCEMIIKVKEPLAPERAQLRPGQILFTYLHLAPDPEQTRDLMASGATCIAYETVTDRSGGLPLLKPMSQVAGRLAVQAGASALEKAKGGRGVLIGGVPGVRASRVVVIGGGVVGFNAAQMAVGMHADVTILDRSPAVLEKLATHFEASANTVYSTRATLEQEIAHADLVIGAVLVPGSAAPKLVTKDMLSIMQPGAVMVDVAIDQGGCFETSRPTTHDAPTYVVDDIVHYCVANMPGAVARTSTYALNNATLPHALHIADRGWKAALNADPHLAAGLNVWNGKVTCEAVAESLGLDLTPLADALA, from the coding sequence ATGCAGATCGGTGTACCAAAAGAGATCAAGAATAACGAATTCCGGGTGGGACTGACACCGGAAAGCGTCAGCGAGTTCGTCAATCGGGGGCACAAGGTCCTGGTCGAGACACAGGCCGGGATGGGCATCGGCGCCACCGATGACGCCTATCGCGCCGTGGGAGCCGACATTGCCGACAGCGCGGCAGACGTGTTTGCGACGTGCGAGATGATCATCAAGGTGAAAGAGCCCCTCGCCCCGGAACGGGCACAGCTCCGTCCCGGCCAGATCCTGTTTACCTATCTGCATCTCGCGCCCGATCCGGAACAGACGCGCGATCTGATGGCCTCGGGCGCCACCTGCATTGCCTATGAAACCGTTACGGACCGGAGCGGCGGCCTGCCCCTGCTGAAACCCATGAGCCAGGTTGCCGGGCGACTGGCCGTGCAGGCGGGCGCTTCGGCGCTCGAAAAGGCCAAGGGAGGCCGCGGCGTACTGATTGGCGGCGTGCCCGGGGTGCGGGCAAGCCGAGTTGTTGTCATCGGCGGCGGCGTGGTCGGCTTCAACGCAGCCCAGATGGCCGTTGGAATGCATGCCGATGTCACCATTCTGGACCGCAGCCCGGCCGTTCTGGAGAAACTGGCGACCCATTTCGAGGCCAGTGCCAACACGGTCTACTCGACCCGCGCGACTCTCGAACAGGAAATCGCTCATGCCGACCTCGTGATTGGCGCCGTACTCGTGCCGGGATCGGCCGCACCCAAACTGGTTACCAAGGACATGCTGTCGATCATGCAGCCCGGCGCCGTAATGGTCGATGTTGCAATCGATCAGGGCGGCTGTTTCGAGACATCCCGTCCGACCACGCACGATGCCCCCACCTATGTTGTGGATGACATCGTTCATTACTGCGTGGCCAACATGCCGGGCGCAGTCGCCCGCACCTCCACATATGCCCTGAACAATGCGACGTTGCCCCATGCATTGCACATAGCCGACCGTGGCTGGAAAGCGGCGCTCAATGCCGATCCGCACCTGGCCGCCGGCCTCAATGTCTGGAATGGCAAGGTCACTTGCGAAGCCGTGGCCGAAAGCCTCGGCCTGGACCTGACGCCCCTCGCCGACGCACTCGCCTAG